One genomic window of Candidatus Methylomirabilota bacterium includes the following:
- a CDS encoding SRPBCC family protein, with translation MKLVQRCVLAVERERLWDFLMDVPRVARCIPGVETIERAGENRYRGVLKVQMGPVRLALGGTVTLEEQDRNAWQASMRAEADDRGAGGGIRARMTTRLAPAEAGTEFVVETDLAVLGKIGEFGQPLIKKKADGLIQAFAANVQAALGGAPFSHERGEP, from the coding sequence GTGAAGCTCGTCCAGCGCTGCGTCCTCGCCGTGGAACGCGAGCGGCTCTGGGACTTCCTCATGGATGTTCCGCGCGTTGCCCGGTGCATCCCGGGGGTGGAGACAATTGAACGCGCCGGTGAGAACAGGTATCGTGGGGTCCTCAAGGTGCAGATGGGCCCGGTCCGGCTCGCCCTCGGAGGCACCGTGACGCTGGAGGAACAGGACCGAAATGCGTGGCAGGCCTCCATGAGAGCGGAAGCCGACGACCGGGGCGCCGGTGGCGGCATCCGGGCCCGGATGACGACGCGCCTGGCGCCCGCGGAGGCGGGCACCGAGTTCGTCGTGGAGACCGATCTCGCAGTCCTCGGGAAGATCGGCGAGTTCGGCCAGCCGCTGATCAAGAAGAAGGCCGATGGCCTGATCCAGGCGTTCGCCGCCAACGTTCAGGCCGCGCTCGGCGGAGCGCCATTCAGTCACGAACGAGGTGAGCCATGA